The genomic segment CCGGCCCGGACTATCGCACCGCGCTGACCGCGCTGGACGCGGTGATCGCCCAGGCGCCGCCCGGTCTGCTGCCCGCTAATCAGCGCACCCGATGGGCCGACGCGATCCTGCCCCGATCCGAGGCGCTCTCCGAACGAGCACACGAACTCGCCGCCGACAACCAGGTCGAACAGCATCGGTTGAATCGCCTCGCCGAGCGAAACCTGATGCGCGGCAGAGTGATTCAACTTGCCATGTTGATCTCCGCGTTAATACTCGCCGGGATTCTGCTGTGGTGGGTCGCTGCCAACGTGGTGCGCCAATATCGCACCGCCCGCAGGGCGTTCGACGAGGAGCGGCAGGCGTTGCGGCAGACCGAGTCTCGTCTCGACCGGATCTCGGCGCTCGAACGCGGTCAGGCGCAGATCCTGGAGCGCATCGCCACCGCCGGCCCGGTGTCGTCGGTGCTGCGCCAGATCGTTCAGCTGGCCGCCGAGGTGTCCGGGGCACCCGCCGTGCGGATGTCCGTCGGCAGGCGAACGGTCATCTACCCGCCCGGGGCCGACGTCTCGGGCACCCCAGCCTGGACCGGCGTCGTCACCGACAACGCCGACGGTGCAGGCACACTCGCGGTGTTCGGCGACGCCGAATCCCTCGACGAGCTCGCCGTCACCGCGCTGGTGCGATACCGCGATCTGGTGACCCTGTCGCTCGAACGCGACGCATCGGCGCGACGGCTCTCCTACCAGGCGAGCCACGACGCGCTCACCGGTCTGGCCAACCGCAGCCTGCTGCTCACCCGGCTGTCGAAAAGCCTTGTGCTGTCCCGTCGCCGCGGCACGCCGCTGGCACTGCTGTTCTGCGACCTCGACCGCTTCAAGATGGTCAACGATTCGATCGGGCACGCCGGCGGGGATCAGCTGCTGATCGAGGCGGCGCGGCGGTTGTCGGGCACAGTGCGGGAAAGCGACACGGTGGCCCGCCTGGGCGGTGACGAATTCGTGGTGCTGTGCCCGGAATTGCCAGACCGGTCTCATGCCAAAGCATTGGCCGAACGCATTCGTGCCGCGTTGAGCGCCCCGTACACGATCGACGGCAAGGAAGCGTTCGTCGACGCCTGCATCGGGATCACGTTCGCCGACGAGTCCACCGTCTCCGGCCACGAGCTGATGCGTGAAGCCGACGTGGCGATGTACCGGGCCAAGCTCACCGACGGTGACCACATCAACGTCTTCGATTCGCTGCTCGAAGCCGAGGTCGCGCAGCGCCTCGATCTCGACGCCGCCCTGCGGCACGCCGTGGAACGCGACGAGTTGCGGGTCTCCGCGCAGCCGATCGTCATGCTCAACACCGGAGTGATCACCGGCTTCGAGATGCTGCTGCAGTGGCACCGGCCCGGGCAACCCGTGCTCTATCCCGGCTCCTTCATCCCGCTGGCCGAGGACAACGGGCTGATCGTCGAGATCGGCCGCTGGGTGTTGTACGAGACCGTTCAGACCCTGGCGCGGTGGCGAGCCGACGGCCTGGCCCTCGACCTCACCATGTCGGTCAACGTGTCTCCTCGCCAGGTGCGCGAAGCCGGCTTCGCCGACGAGGTGCTGGATCTGCTCGACGCGGCCGGGCTGCCGCCCGAGGCGCTGATCATCGAACTCACCGAATATGCGCTCGTCGACCTGCGGGTCGCCCACCCGACGCTGGCCCGGCTGCGTGAAGCCGGCGTCAGCGTCTCCCTCGACGACTTCGGGACCGGCTATTCGTCGCTGACCCAGCTGCGCACGCTGCCGGTCGACCAGATCAAACTCGACCGCTCCTTCGCCGCGGCGCTCGACCAGGGGGACGCCAAGCAGCGCGCGGTGGTGCAGTCGGTGGTGGCATTGGCCCGCGCGCTGTCCCTCGACCTGGTCGTCGAGGGCATCGAAACGCTCGCCGAACGGGACACCCTGCTGGACCTCGGGGCCGACAAGGGGCAGGGCTTTCTCTACCACCAGCCGGTGCTGTGGGATGCCGCGCGAGCACTGCTCGAATCCGGCGGGGTGTGCGCGGTGCCCGCCGACGGCGGCTACACCGGGCTGGCGTCGTCGGACGCGCCGTCACCGTCGGCGTCGACGAACTTCAGATCCCACCGCCCGTCCCCGTCGGTGTCGACATAACCGGTGTCGACGCCGCCGTCGGGCCCGCTTCTCAGCACCCGGTCAGCCAGCCCGTCGCGGTCGACGTCCAGTAACCGGTCGGGTTTGCCGTCGGCGTCGAAATCGATTGCGCGACTTGCCGTGTGCTCGACGCCGTCGAGACCGAACCAGCGCAGCGGGGCGCCCGGACCGGCCGGAGTCATCGCCCAGGTTCCCGAGCCGTCGTCGGTGAAGATCGCGGTGCCGTCGTCGAGGTCGAAGGAGGCGTGGTCGGCCACCCCGTCACCGTCGAGGTCGGTCAGCGCATCGTCGAAGACACCGTCGCCGTCGAGGTCGAGGCGCACCCCGTCGAGCTCACCGTCGCCGTCGATGTCCACATCGGGGTGGCCGCTGAGCATCGCGGCCGTTCCGTCCCCGTGTCCCAGGCAGTAGTCCATACCTACTCAGACGCTGGGCTGCTCCGTCCCGTTCCGCGCATTCCACCAGGCCAGCAATTCAGCGACGGCCTCGTCGCGATCCAGCGGCCCGCGGTCCAGGCGCAGCTCCTTGAGGAAGTTCCACGCCTGCCCCACCTGCGGGCCGGGCGGGATGTCGAGCAACCGCATGATCTCGTTGCCGTCCAGATCGGGGCGCACCCGCTGGAGGTCTTCCTTGGCGGCGAGCTCGGCGATCCGGGTCTCGAGCTCGTCGTAGTTGGCCTGCAGCCGGGCGGCGCGCCGCTTGTTGCGGGTGGTGCAGTCCGCGCGAACCAGCTTGTGCAGCCGCGGCAGCAGCGGACCGGCATCGGCGACGTAGCGGCGTACCGCCGAATCGGTCCACTTGCCGTCGCCGTAGCCGTGGAACCGCAGATGCAGATACACCAGCTGCGACACGTCGTCGATCATCTGCTTGGAGTACTTCAGCGCCCGCATCCGCTTGCGGACCATCTTGGCGCCGACCACCTCGTGGTGGTGGAAGCTCACCCCGCCGTCGGATTCGTGGCGGCGGGTGGCCGGCTTGCCGATGTCGTGTAGCAGGGCCGCCCACCGCAAGACCAGATCGCGGTCGCCTTCGTCTTCCAGCTCCATCGCCTGACGCAGCACCGTCAACGAATGCTGGTAGACGTCCTTGTGCTGATGGTGCTCGTCGATGGCCATCTGCATGCCGCCGATCTCGGGCAGCACCACCTCGCCCATACCGGTCTGGACCATCAGCTCGATACCCGCGACGGGGTCGGCGCCGAGCAGCATCTTGTCGAGTTCGACGGCCACCCGCTCGACCGTGATGCGGCCGAGCTGTGGCGCCATCTCCACGATCGCGGCGCGCACCCGGTCCGAGACGTCGAACCGCAGCTGGGAGACGAAGCGTGCCGCCCGCAACATGCGCAGCGGATCGTCACCGAACGACACTTCCGGCGCCGTCGGGGTGTCGAGGATCCGTTGCCGCACGGCGGTCAGACCGCCGAGTGGGTCGATGAAGTCGCCGGGACCGTCCGCGGTGATGCGCACCGCCATCGCGTTGACCGTGAAATCACGGCGCAGCAGGTCGTCCTCGAGCCGGTCGCCGTAGCGGACCTGCGGATTGCGCGACACCTGGTCGTAGCTGTCGGCGCGGAAGGTGGTGATCTCCAGCCGGTCCATGTCCGTGCCCAGGCCCTTGCCCACCCCGACCGTGCCGAACTCGATGCCGGTATCCCACAGGGCGTCCGCCCACGGGCGCACGATCTTCTGGACGGCCTCGGGTCGGGCGTCGGTGGTGAAGTCTAGGTCGGTGGTCAGCCGGCCCAGGACGGCATCGCGCACGCTGCCGCCGACCAGGTAGAGCTCGTGCCCGGCCGCAGCGAACAGGCCACCGATTTCCCGCAGTACCGGGCCGTGCCGGTTGAGCTCGACGAGGGCCCGGGCGAGCAGCTCGACGTCGTGGGTGGCTTCGGACACGTGGTAGGAGCGTAGTCGGACTCAAGCCGGTAACTACCGGCGAGTGCGGTCGGGACGCCATCCCGTGCCAGCTACTATCGCTTGGGTGTCGGACGGCGAGCAGGCCAAACCGCGACGGCGCCGAGGGCGTCGCCGCGGCCGTCGCGCTGCCGGTCCGGCAAATCCCGCTCCAATCGATACCGCTGCCGCCGAATCCTCGGACGTGGCCGCCGGATCCCCCGCCGTCAACGGCAACAACGGCCAGCCGCGCCCGGGCAAACCCGCCCGTCCGCGTTCTGCCCGCCGGGCGCCGGCCCGCCTGCGCACCGTGCACGAGACGTCGGCGGGCGGCCTGGTGATCGACGGTATCGACGGGCCACCGGAAGAGCAGGTGGCTGCCCTGATCGGGCGGGTCGACCGGCGCGGGCGGATGCTGTGGTCACTTCCCAAAGGGCACATCGAGCAGGGTGAGACCGCCGAGGAGACCGCGATCCGCGAGGTTGCCGAAGAGACCGGTATCCGCGGGCAGGTGCTGGCCGCACTCGGCAGCATCGACTACTGGTTCGTCACCGAAGGCCGCCGCGTCCACAAGACGGTGCACCACTATCTTCTGCAGTTCTCCGGCGGTGAGCTCTCCGACGAAGACGTCGAAGTCACCGAGGTGGCGTGGGTTCCGGTCGGTGAGCTCGCGAAGCGGCTGGCCTACGCCGATGAACGCCGCCTGGCCGAGGTCGCCGGCGAACTGATCCAGCTGCTGCAGTCCGACGGCGTCGGCGCGCTGCCACCGTTGCCGCGCACCACCCCGCGCCGGCGGCCTCAAACGCACTCACACACCCGCAACCGTCGCTCCGATGACTCAGGGCCGCGTCAATCCGGTCCGCGGACGAACGGCTGCGGACCGGGAACGTGACCATGCCGAGGTGGGTCGGCAAGCTGCCCCGGATCGTGCTGGTCCTCGGTTTCCTTGCCGTGCTCGCGATGCCAACGACCGCGCCGGCCGCCGCCGGTGAACCCGGGTCGGCGCCGTTCCTGCACGTGCGGATCGACAGCGTCACACCGGACCTGATCACCACCACCAGCGAACCGACCGTCACCGTCACCGGCACCGTCACCAACGTCGGCGACCGCCCGGTGCGCGATGTCGTCGCCCGCCTCGAACATGCCGGCGCGGTGACGTCCTCGGCGGGCCTGCGCACCAACCTCGACGGCGCCAACGACCAGTTCCAGCCCGTCGGCGAGTTCACCGCCGTCGCCCCCGAGATGCAGCGCGGCCAAGCGGTCGGCTTCACCTTCAGTTATCCGCTGCGGTCAAGCACCTCGCCGTCGTTGGGCATCGAGCGGCCCGGCGTGTACCCGCTGCTGGTCAACATCAACGGCACCCCGGATTACGGCGACGCCGCCCGCCTCGACGACGCCCGCTTCCTGCTGCCGGTGCTCGGTGTGCCCGCCGACCCGGCCAACACCTCGACCGACACCCTCGCCGATGTCGTCCCCCCGGACACCACCAAACCCGTTGCGGTGACCATGCTTTGGCCGCTGGCCGACAAGCCGCGGCTGGCGCCGGGTGTGCCGGGCGGCAGCACACCGGTACGGCTGATGAACGACGACCTGGCGGTGTCGCTGGCCCCGGGCGGCCGGCTCGACACGCTGCTGTCGGCCGTCGACTTCGCCACCAGCCCCCAGGTGGATCCCGTCGGTGACACCGCCCGCGCGCTGTGCCTGGCGATCGACCCCGATCTGTTGGTCACCGTCAACGCGATGACCGCCGGGTACGTCGTCTCTGACTCCCCCGACGGGCTCGGTGCCGCCTCCCACCCCGGCACGGGCCAGGCCGCCGCGGTGGCCTGGCTGGACAAGCTGCGCGCCCTGGCCAAACGGATGTGCGTCGCACCGACGCCGTACGCCCAGGCCGACCTCGGCGCGCTGCACCGGGTCGGTGACCCCGGGCTCGACTCCGCGGCGACCGTCAGCGCCGGCGACATCATCGATCAGATTCTCGGCATCACGTCGCTGCGCGGCGCGACGATCCTGGGCGACGGGCCGCTGACACCGGGTGCGGTCGACCTGCTGGGCACCCAGGGCTCGACCGTCGCGATCGCGGCCGCGAACTGTTTGGCGCAGGACTCCTCGACCGGTGAACCGATGATCGCCGACGTGGCCCCGCGCCGGTTGTCACCGCAGGTGGTGATGGCACCGTTCGATCCGGCCGTCGGCGCCGCCCTGGCCGGTGTCGGGACCGACCCCGACCTGCCCACCTATCTGGACTCGTCGCTGACCGTTCCGCTCGACCACGACTCTGTGGTCGCCCGGCGCCAGGATGCCATTGCGTCGATGTTGTGGCGGGCCCTGCAGCCGGGGGCCGAGCCGCGCGACCAGATCCTTCTTCCCCCGCTCAAGTGGAGCCCGCAGGCCAGCGACGCGCAGTCGATGCTGACCGCGCTGGCCACCACGATCCACTCCGGGCTGGCTGTCGCCCGGCCGCTCGACGCGGTGATCACCCAGTCGTCGACGGCGGCCGCGACCGCGAGTCCCGGCGCCGATCTCCCGCGCGATGCCCGAGGCGGTTTCGACGACGACGTGATCTCCGAGATCAACGGGCAGGTGGGCCGGCTGTGGGGCCTGACCACGGCGCTGACCACCGATCCGCGCACCGGGTTGACCGGTGCGCAGTACACCGCGCCGCTGCGTGAGGACATGCTGCGCGCGCTGAGCCAGACCGAACCGCCCGAGGACCGCAACAACCTGGCCCGGCATCGGCTGGGCGCGGTCGGCACCACCATCAACGACCTGTTCGGGGCGGTGACGATCGTCAACCCCGGCGGCTCGTACACGTTGGCCACCGAGCACAGCCCGCTCCCGCTCGCAGTCCGCAACGACCTGGCCGTGCCGATCCGGGTCCGCATTCAGGTCGACGCCCCGCCCGGCATGACGGTCACCGACCTCGGCGAGCAGGAGATCCCGCCGGGCTATCTGCCGCTGCGGATCCCGATCGAGGTGCACTTCACCCAGCGCGTCGCCGTCGACGTCACCGTGCGCACCCCGGACGGACTGCAGCTCGGTGAACCGGTGCGTCTGTCCGTTCACTCCAACGCCTACGGCAAGGTGCTGTTCGCGATCACGCTGATCGGCGGCACGGTGCTGGCCGCGCTCGTCGGGCGCCGGCTCTACCACCGCTTCCGCGGCCAGCCCGATCCCGCCGACCTGGACCGCCCCCGCCGGGCCGCCGCCGAGGGCCGCGAATGAAGCCGCCGCCCCGCCGGCCGGTCGCCTACGTTCGGCCCGGCCCCCGCACCCGCGCGGTGCGCGCCGAACTCTCCGACGCCGCGGTGGTGTCGCGTTCCTGGGGCATGGCGTTGGCCACCCTCGTCAGCCGCATCACCGGGTTCATCCGGATCGTGCTGCTGGCCGCGATCCTCGGTGCGGCGCTGTCGAGCGCGTTCACTGTCGCCAACCAGTTGCCGAACCTGATCGCGGCGCTGGTGCTGGAGGCCACGTTCACCGCGATCTTCGTCCCGGTGCTGGCCCGCGCCGAGCGCGACGACCCTGACGGCGGCGAGCGGTTCGTCCGCCGGCTGGTCACCCTGGCCACCACGCTGCTGCTGGTCGCCACGCTGCTGTCGGTCGCGGCGGCACCACTGCTGGTGCGGCTCATGCTGGGCCATGACCCACAGGTCAACCAGCCGCTGACGACCGCGTTCGCGTACCTGCTGCTGCCGCAGGTGATCTTCTACGGGCTGTCCTCGGTGTTCATGGCGATCCTGAACAACCGCAATGTGTTCGGGCCGCCCGCGTGGGCGCCGGTGGTCAACAACGTGGTCGCGATCGCGACCCTGGGGCTGTATCTCATTGTGCCGGGCCAGCTCTCGGTCGATCCGGTGCAGATGGGCAACGCCAAGCTGCTGGTGCTCGGCATCGGGACGACGCTGGGCGTGGTGGCCCAGACCGTGGTGCTGCTGGTCGCGATCCGCGCCGAGCGGATCAGCCTGCGGCCGCTGTGGGGCATCGACGACCGGCTCAAGCGGTTCGGCGCCATGGCCGGTGCGATGGTGCTCTACGTCCTGATCAGTCAGGTCGGTCTGGTGGTCGTCAACCAGATCGCCAGTACCGCGGCCGCCTCGGGTCCGGCGATCTACAACTACACCTGGCTGGTGCTGATGCTGCCGTTCGGCATCATCGGCGTGACGGTGCTGACGGTGGTGATGCCGCGGCTGAGCCGCAACGCCGCCGCCGACAACACGCCCGCCGTGCTGGCCGACCTGTCGCTGGCCACCCGGCTGACGATGGTGACGCTGATCCCGATTGTGGCGTTCATGACCGTCGGCGGCCCGGCGATGGGCAGCGCCCTGTTCGCCTACGGAAAGTTCGGCGAGGTCGACGCGAACTACCTCGGCGTGGCGATCAGCCTCTCGGCGTTCACCCTCATCCCGTACGCGCTGGTGCTGTTGCAGCTACGGGTGTTCTACGCCCGCGAACAACCATGGACGCCGATCCTGATCATCGTCGCGATCACGGTCGTGAAGATCGTGGCCTCGTTGCTGGCTCCGCACGTGACCGGCGACAAGGAACTCGTCGCCGGCTACCTGGGCCTGGCGAACGGGCTCGGCTTCCTCGCCGGCGCCGTGCTGGGATACGTGCTGCTGCAGCGCGCGTTGAAGCCGCCGCGCGGCACGCTGCTCGACCTGGACGTGGTCCGCACGATCCTGGTCACCACGGCCGCGTCGCTGGCGGCCGGGCTGATCGCCTACGTCGTCGACCGGCTGCTCGGGCTCAAGGTGCTGACCGAGCACGGCGGCGGAGTCGGATCGCTGTTGCGCCTGCTCGTGCTCGCCGTGATCATGCTGCCGATCTTGGCCGCGGTGATGCTCGCCGCGCGGGTCCCCGACGCGGTCGCCGCCTGGGGCGCGGTCAAACGCCGCATCACCCGCACCCCGCCGCAGACCGTCACACCAGTTGCTGCGCTCGACCGGCCGCAGGTCCCGAGGCACTTCCCGTACCCTGAGCACAACAATTCGTATGGAGCCGCGGGCTCGATGGGGAAAGGACCGGAGGTGAACGACCAACCCTCGGGCAATCCGCCCGCCGAGCCCACCGGCGACGCCACCACGAAGATTCCGCACCAGGCCGCCGACGATTTCCAGCCGGACGTGGCGCCTGAGGTTCATGTCGGCACCGTCGCGGCTTCGGAGGGCAGGAGCGAAGCGACCCGGGGAGAGTTCATTGTCCCGCCCAAGCAGCCGAACGCCGACTTCGCCGGCGATCCCACTCGCGAACCGCTCGGTTTCGAATCGCCGCGGGAACCGGCGATGGAGTCCAGCCCCGACGAGGACACCCACCTGATTCCGGGGGCCAGCATCGCCGGCGGCCGTTATCGCCTGCTCGTCTCGCACGGCGGCCCGCCCGGGTTGCAGTTCTGGCAGGCCCTGGACACCGCCCTGGACCGGCAGGTCGCGCTCACATTCGTCGACCCCGACCGGACGATGTCCGACGAGCAGGTGCAGGAAATTCTTTCCCGCACACTCAAACTCAGCCAGATCGAGCGGCCCGGTATCGCCCGGGTCCTCGACGTCGCCAACACCGGGGCCGGCGGCCTGGTGGTGTCGGAGTGGATTCGCGGCGGCTCGCTGAAAGAAGTGGCCGACACCTCGCCCTCCCCGATCGGCGGCGCGCGCGCCGTCCAGTCGCTGGCCGCGGCGGCAGATGCCGCACACGGCAGCGGGGTCGCGCTGTCCATCGACCACCCCAGCCGGGTGCGCGTCAGCATCGAAGGCGACGTCGCGCTGGCGTTTCCGGCGACGATGCCCGGCGCCACACCCGAGGACGACATCCGCGGTATCGGTGCCGCGCTATACGCCCTGCTGGTCGACCGCTGGCCGCTGCCCGAGAAGGGCGTGCCCAGCGGGCTACAACCCGCCGAGACCGATCCGGCCGGTGAGCCGCTCGAACCGCGTGCGGTCGACGGTTCCATCCCGTTCCAGATTTCCGCCGCCGCAGCACGTTCGGTGCAGGCCGGCGGTGGAATTCGTTCGGCCCCAACGCTTTTGAATCTGCTACAGCAGGCCACCGCGGTGGCCGATCGCACCGATCTGATCGAACCGGTCGAACCGGTCAGCGGTCCGGCCGTACCTGCGCCGGTCGCCGCGACGGATCCCGAAGCCCAAGCCCGCCGCCGACGCAATCTGCTGATCGGCGTCGGCGTGGGCGCAGGCATCCTGGTGATCGCGTTGATCATCCTGGCCTCGGTACTCAGCAGCATCTTCGGCGACGTCGGCGGCGGGCTCAAGGGTGACCAACTCGGCCTGAACCCGTCGACCTCGCAGAGCGCCGATAACAATGCGGCCAGCGGCAGTACCGTCAAACCCGTTAAGGCGACCGTCTTTTCACCCGGTGGCGGTGCCGACAACCCGGACAAGGCCGACCTGGCCCTGACCGGTGGCCCCGGCACCGGCTGGACCACCGACACCTACACCGACCCGAATCCGTTCCCCAATTTCAAGAGCGGCGTCGGCCTGCTGCTGCAACTGCCGCAGCCGACCACCGTCGGCAGCGTGTCGTTGACAGTGCCGAGCACCGGTACCCAGGTCCAGATCCGCGCGGCGTCGTCGGACAATCCGGGCAGCCTCGACGACACCACCGTGCTGACCCAGCCGACCGCATTGCAGCCGGGCGCCAACACAATTCAGGTCAACGCCAAGTCGCCGACGACCTACCTGCTGGTGTGGATCACCACGATGGGCACCACCGACGGCAAGAACAAGACCGAGATCTCCGGGCTGACCGTCAAGGCCGCGTCCTGATTTCCTAACAGGCTCGACCCCGGGTGAAGTGCCCGCGCACAGTGGAAAACCTACTGTCCGGCCATGCTCAGCTTCCCCGGACCGGCCCTCGCCCGCAGCGATGCCGACCTGCTGGCGGCCCACGTCGCCGGCGATCGCTACGCGTTCGAAGAGCTGTTCGGTCGCCACCACCGCCGGCTGTACCGGCTGGCCCGCCGGCGAACCCTCAGCGCCGAGGATGCTGCCGACGTCATGCAGGATGCGATGTTGGCCGCACACCGCGGCGCGCCGTCATTTCGCCACGATGCGGCCGTCGGAAGCTGGCTGCACCGCATCGTGCTCAACACCTGCGTGGACCGGCTGCGCCGCGCGCTGCCCACGGCGCCCTTGGAAGACGAACACGCCGTCGGCGACCGCACCGCCGAGGTGGACACCGCGCTGGTGGTGCGCCGCGCGCTGATGCGGCTGCCCACCGAGCAGCGCGCCGCGGTGCTGACGGTCGACATGCACGGCTACTCGGTGGCCGACGCCGCCGCGCTGCTGGGTATCGCCGAGGGCACGGTCAAGAGCCGCTGCGCGCGGGGGCGCGCCCGACTCACAGGTCTACTGAGGGGCTGAGGCTGCACACTGGTCGGGTGGAGCCCACCCACACGGTCACCTCGGCGCCTGACGGCCCCGCAGCGCACGCCCGGCGTCCCGCCGCACGCACCGGACGGCTGATAGCCGCCGGCGTCGGCGGGCTGGCCGCTCTTGCCGCGACCGGCCTGGGTATTGCGGCGCTACTGAAATCCGGCGGCCCTGCCGCCAGCACCCTGACGAGTGCCAGCATGATCACCGTCACCCCGAAGATGCCGATCAGCAGCCGTGAGCTGAACTCACTGATCGCCCGCGGTCCCGACTTCGGACCGCTGGCCGACCCGAAGCGCCGGGCCGCCTGCCTCAGCGCACTGGGGTATCCCGGATCGCTGCAGGTCCTGGGCGCCGAGCAGGTGCAGGTCGACGGCAAGCCCGCCGTCGTTCTGGTGCTGCCCGGAGACCAGCCCGACGTGATCGTGGGAGTCGCCGTCGCCGCATCCTGCAGTTCGATGGACACCGGACTGATCGCCGACACGACCGTGCGCCGCCCATAGTGCACGGCAGGGAACAGCGCGGCCTACCCTGTTGTTTGACCAGGTGCCCCAAGAGGCATCCGACGTGCAGGTCCTTCGCCTGCAGCCCGGGTCCGGAGCAGAAAGGCTGGTATGAGCGCCAACCCAGTACATGACGTCATCGTCATCGGATCAGGCCCTGCCGGCTACACCGCGGCCATCTACACTGCCCGCGCGCAGCTGCAGCCCCTGGTCTTCGAAGGAACCTCCTTCGGCGGCGCGTTGATGACCACCACCGAGGTGGAGAACTTCCCCGGTTTCCGCGCGGGCATCACCGGTCCG from the Mycolicibacterium crocinum genome contains:
- the murJ gene encoding murein biosynthesis integral membrane protein MurJ; amino-acid sequence: MKPPPRRPVAYVRPGPRTRAVRAELSDAAVVSRSWGMALATLVSRITGFIRIVLLAAILGAALSSAFTVANQLPNLIAALVLEATFTAIFVPVLARAERDDPDGGERFVRRLVTLATTLLLVATLLSVAAAPLLVRLMLGHDPQVNQPLTTAFAYLLLPQVIFYGLSSVFMAILNNRNVFGPPAWAPVVNNVVAIATLGLYLIVPGQLSVDPVQMGNAKLLVLGIGTTLGVVAQTVVLLVAIRAERISLRPLWGIDDRLKRFGAMAGAMVLYVLISQVGLVVVNQIASTAAASGPAIYNYTWLVLMLPFGIIGVTVLTVVMPRLSRNAAADNTPAVLADLSLATRLTMVTLIPIVAFMTVGGPAMGSALFAYGKFGEVDANYLGVAISLSAFTLIPYALVLLQLRVFYAREQPWTPILIIVAITVVKIVASLLAPHVTGDKELVAGYLGLANGLGFLAGAVLGYVLLQRALKPPRGTLLDLDVVRTILVTTAASLAAGLIAYVVDRLLGLKVLTEHGGGVGSLLRLLVLAVIMLPILAAVMLAARVPDAVAAWGAVKRRITRTPPQTVTPVAALDRPQVPRHFPYPEHNNSYGAAGSMGKGPEVNDQPSGNPPAEPTGDATTKIPHQAADDFQPDVAPEVHVGTVAASEGRSEATRGEFIVPPKQPNADFAGDPTREPLGFESPREPAMESSPDEDTHLIPGASIAGGRYRLLVSHGGPPGLQFWQALDTALDRQVALTFVDPDRTMSDEQVQEILSRTLKLSQIERPGIARVLDVANTGAGGLVVSEWIRGGSLKEVADTSPSPIGGARAVQSLAAAADAAHGSGVALSIDHPSRVRVSIEGDVALAFPATMPGATPEDDIRGIGAALYALLVDRWPLPEKGVPSGLQPAETDPAGEPLEPRAVDGSIPFQISAAAARSVQAGGGIRSAPTLLNLLQQATAVADRTDLIEPVEPVSGPAVPAPVAATDPEAQARRRRNLLIGVGVGAGILVIALIILASVLSSIFGDVGGGLKGDQLGLNPSTSQSADNNAASGSTVKPVKATVFSPGGGADNPDKADLALTGGPGTGWTTDTYTDPNPFPNFKSGVGLLLQLPQPTTVGSVSLTVPSTGTQVQIRAASSDNPGSLDDTTVLTQPTALQPGANTIQVNAKSPTTYLLVWITTMGTTDGKNKTEISGLTVKAAS
- the sigM gene encoding RNA polymerase sigma factor SigM, giving the protein MLSFPGPALARSDADLLAAHVAGDRYAFEELFGRHHRRLYRLARRRTLSAEDAADVMQDAMLAAHRGAPSFRHDAAVGSWLHRIVLNTCVDRLRRALPTAPLEDEHAVGDRTAEVDTALVVRRALMRLPTEQRAAVLTVDMHGYSVADAAALLGIAEGTVKSRCARGRARLTGLLRG